A genomic window from Scatophagus argus isolate fScaArg1 chromosome 17, fScaArg1.pri, whole genome shotgun sequence includes:
- the LOC124074422 gene encoding ras/Rap GTPase-activating protein SynGAP-like isoform X1, with translation MCTNEILLRCCCTSPGFRLCMDTSSKTWLPHQSQFGLVGQAEVCCGGSGVLTPNQSRRASFASVRQSSMETPPNATPQPFRQPSFLNRRLKGSIKRAKSQPKLDRTSSFRQMILPRFRSADQERTRLMQSFKESHSHESLLSPSSAAEALDLVLDEDAIIKPVHSSILGQEYCFEVTTSSGTKCFACRSASERDKWIENLQRAVKPNKKSTCHFQDNSRRVDNVLKLWIIEARDLPAKKRYYCELCLDDMLYARTTSKPRTDTVFWGEHFEFNNLPTIRSLRLHLYKETDKKRRKEKSTYLGLVSIPISSITGRQFVEQWYPVIQSSVLAKSGGVGSAKVINASLRVKSRYQTMNILPMELYKEFAEYITNNYRTLCAVLEPLLSVKSKEEVAFALVHILQSTGKTKEFLSDMAMCEVDRFMDREHLIFRENTLATKAVEEYLKLIGHRYLKDAIGDFIRALYESEENCEVDPMRVPPSVLADHQANLRMCCELLLCKIINSLCIFPRELKEVFASWRARCAERGREDLADSLISSSLFLRFMCPAIMSPSLFNLMQEYPAERVSRTLTLIAKVMQNLASFSKFGPKEEYMYFMNEFLEMEWGSMQQFLYEISNMDTGGNAGGFEGYIDLGRELSMLHSLLWEVMGQLSKDAILKLGPLPRLLNDISVALRNPQLHMPTNHQPDRPKDRLFSRPSFNRLMSSDFQSLMMRDLNSSIDISRLPSPTTGVSAVESLSSNLNMRRQAERDLRSSREVFYVTRPPLARSSPAYCTSSSDITEPDPKVHSVNKSVSMMDLQDSRMNSISNLNSVGDMLTSSQASIAGLGHSFGNLCGPLRMGGHMPAGSAGSGLRLSQMGHIGGPTESISQQQQQAAAAMHFPLSFQNPLFHLAAQNSPAQSQPPPPLLLAPEPENGHHDYQPAFGNNAFSRSEDLSGLRSQSSLVQPSIVHSHSYSDDFTRQNHSNDYAWHQLSLQVQESLQQQHLMGVTSQTATGTGTPASLATPPTTVHPVRQTSIAPPQHLKSQRSINTPATATPPKVRPQSRNLLLDSSDTNFSGSQPKQRQTQPPQQQQQQQTQQQQQDAQLSVTDSPAPGLPYQTSSAKENQGPSAAAEASTDTPTKNTKKSPQSQLQPPQQHLLKPGNKQGSQSTLNTPALNERTVAWVSNMPHLSADIESLRPDREGQLKEYSKSMDESRLDRVKEYEEEIHSLKERLKMSHRKLEEYEQRLMTQEQQTNKILQQYQNRLEDSERRLKQQQLEKDSQIKGIISRLMAVEDELRGGAIPDIKPRILTDQSISQVYGGHPGS, from the exons CTGCATGGACACATCTTCAAAGACGTGGCTGCCGCATCAGAGTCAGTTTGGGTTGGTTGGTCAAGCGGAGGTTTGCTGTGGTGGATCTGGAGTTTTAACCCCAA ACCAATCTCGCAGGGCAAGTTTTGCCTCTGTAAGGCAGTCAAGCATGGAAACCCCTCCCAATGCCACCCCACAGCCCTTCAGACAGCCG AGTTTTCTCAATCGAAGGTTGAAGGGCTCCATCAAGAGGGCCAAAAGTCAGCCCAAACTGGACCGGACCAGCAGCTTCAGACAAATGATTTTGCCCCGGTTTCGTAGTGCCGACCAAGAGAG GACACGACTGATGCAGAGCTTCAAAGAATCCCACTCCCATGAATCCCTACTTTCTCCTAGCAGCGCTGCAGAGGCTCTAGACCTAGTTCTGGATGAGGATGCCATAATAAAACCTGTCCACTCTAGCATTTTAGGACAAGAGTACTGCTTTGAG gtGACCACCAGTTCAGGGACAAAATGTTTTGCCTGCCGATCGGCTTCAGAGAGAGACAAGTGGATTGAAAATCTGCAACGAGCTGTCAAACCGAACAAG AAGTCCACATGTCATTTTCAGGACAACAGCAGGCGGGTGGACAATGTGCTCAAACTGTGGATTATTGAGGCTCGAGACCTTCCGGCTAAGAAACGCTACTATTGCGAGCTGTGTCTGGATGACATGCTGTACGCACGCACCACCAGCAAACCCCGGACCGACACCGTCTTCTGGGGCGAGCATTTTGAATTTAACAATTTGCCTACCATTCGTAGCCTTCGTTTACACCTCTACAaggaaactgacaaaaaaagacGCAAG GAGAAAAGCACATATCTTGGCCTTGTCAGCATCCCCATCTCCAGCATCACAGGCCGGCAGTTTGTTGAGCAGTGGTACCCGGTGATACAGTCCAGTGTCTTGGCCAAAAGCGGTGGTGTTGGAAGTGCCAAAGTGATCAACGCCTCACTACGTGTCAAGTCTCGCTACCAGACAATGAACATCCTCCCGATGGAGCTGTACAAAGAGTTTGCAGAGTACATTACCAACAATTACCGAACACTGTGTGCAGTTCTGGAGCCGCTACTGAGTGTGAAAAGCAAGGAGGAGGTGGCGTTCGCTCTGGTGCACATACTTCAAAGCACCGGGAAGACAAAG GAGTTCCTCTCCGACATGGCAATGTGCGAGGTGGATCGATTCATGGACCGCGAGCACTTGATCTTTCGGGAGAACACATTAGCAACAAAGGCTGTGGAAGAGTACCTCAAACTGATAGGTCACAGATACCTCAAAGATGCTATAG GTGACTTCATTCGAGCCTTATATGAGTCTGAGGAGAACTGTGAGGTGGATCCCATGCGTGTCCCACCGTCGGTCCTCGCTGACCATCAAGCCAACCTTCGCATGTGTTGTGAGCTGTTACTCTGCAAGATCATCAACTCTCTCTG catttttcccCGGGAGCTGAAGGAAGTTTTCGCCTCATGGAGAGCTAGATGTGCTGAGCGTGGAAGAGAGGATCTTGCTGACAGCCTCATCAGCTCCTCCCTGTTTCTACGCTTCATGTGCCCAGCCATCATGTCCCCCTCTCTGTTCAACCTAATGCAGGAGTATCCCGCCGAACGCGTGTCCCGCACACTCACCCTCATAGCCAAGGTGATGCAGAACCTGGCCAGCTTCAGCAA ATTTGGACCAAAGGAGGAATACATGTATTTCATGAATGAGTTCCTAGAGATGGAGTGGGGCTCCATGCAACAGTTTCTTTATGAGATTTCCAACATGGACACCGGAGGAAATGCCGGAGGGTTTGAGGGCTACATTGACCTCGGCAGAGAATTGTCCATGCTCCACAGCTTACTGTGGGAAGTCATGGGCCAGCTTAGCAAG GATGCTATCCTCAAGCTCGGACCCCTGCCACGGCTGCTGAATGACATCAGCGTCGCCTTGAGGAACCCGCAGCTCCACATGCCCACAAATCACCAGCCAGACCGACCGAAGGACAGACTTTTCTCACGGCCATCCTTCAATCGTCTCATGTCCTCTGACTTTCAAAGCCTTATGATGCGTGACTTAAACAG TTCAATAGACATCTCTCGCCTGCCTTCTCCTACGACGGGAGTCTCAGCTGTAGAGTCCCTCTCATCTAATCTGAACATGAGGCGACAGGCAGAACGAGACCTCCGCTCGTCGAGGGAGGTTTTCTACGTGACTCGCCCACCACTCGCTCGATCCAGCCCTGCTTATTGCACGAGCAGCTCGGACATCACCGAGCCTGATCCAAAG GTCCATAGTGTGAATAAAAGTGTGTCCATGATGGATCTTCAGGACTCCCGTATGAACAGCATTTCCAATCTGAACTCTGTTGGAGACATGCTGACCTCCTCTCAAGCCTCCATCGCCGGCCTGGGCCACAGCTTCGGGAACCTCTGCGGTCCTCTTCGTATGGGAGGGCATATGCCGGCAGGCTCAGCGGGCTCTGGGTTGAGGCTGAGCCAGATGGGCCACATAGGGGGGCCCACCGAATCCATctctcaacagcagcagcaggcagcggCAGCCATGCACTTCCCCCTGTCCTTCCAGAACCCACTATTCCATCTGGCTGCCCAGAACTCCCCGGCTCAGTCTcagcctccccctcctctcctcctcgccCCTGAGCCCGAGAACGGCCACCACGACTATCAGCCAGCCTTTGGCAACAACGCCTTCTCCCGCAGCGAGGACTTGTCCGGCCTGCGGTCACAGAGCAGTCTGGTGCAGCCCAGCATCGTGCACTCACACAGCTACAGCGACGATTTCACCCGGCAGAATCACAGCAATGACTACGCTTGGCACCAGCTGTCACTGCAGGTGCAG GAgtctctccagcagcagcacctgatGGGAGTCACTTCTCAGACAGCCACAGGAACAGGCACCCCCGCCTCTTTGGCCACACCACCCACCACAGTTCACCCTGTTCGCCAGACATCCATTGCCCCGCCACAACACTTGAAGTCACAGCGTTCCATTAACACACCAGCCACCGCTACACCTCCAAAGGTTCGCCCGCAGAGCAGGAACCTCCTGCTCGACTCTTCTGACACAAACTTCAGTGGCAGTCAGCCGAAGCAGCGTCAAACTCAGCCGCcgcaacaacagcagcaacagcagacacagcagcaacaacaggaTGCACAGCTGTCTGTGACGGACAGTCCCGCTCCCGGGCTCCCATACCAGACGAGCTCCGCCAAAGAGAACCAGGGCCCATCAGCGGCAGCAGAGGCGTCGACAGACACACCCACAAAAAACACGAAGAAGTCTCCACAGTCGCAACTGCAGCCACCACAGCAGCATCTGCTCAAACCAGGCAATAAACAG gGTTCTCAGTCGACCCTGAACACCCCGGCCCTCAATGAACGGACAGTCGCCTGGGTGTCCAACATGCCTCACCTCTCTGCCGACATCGAGAGCTTGCGGCCGGACCGTGAGGGCCAGCTGAAAGAGTACTCCAAGAGTATGGATGAGTCACGACTAGACAGG gtaAAAGAGTATGAGGAAGAAATCCATTCCTTGAAGGAGCGTTTGAAGATGTCTCATCGCAAGCTTGAAGAATATGAGCAAAGGCTCATGACACAagaacagcagacaaacaagaTCTTACAGCAGTACCAGAACCGCCTGGAAGACAGCGAGCGCCGTCTAAAGCAGCAGCAATTGGAGAAGGACTCTCAAATCAAAGGCATCATTAGCAG ACTCATGGCTGTGGAAGATGAGCTGAGAGGGGGTGCCATTCCTGATATTAAGCCTCGAATCCTCACAGACCAG
- the LOC124074422 gene encoding ras/Rap GTPase-activating protein SynGAP-like isoform X4, translating into MDTSSKTWLPHQSQFGLVGQAEVCCGGSGVLTPNQSRRASFASVRQSSMETPPNATPQPFRQPSFLNRRLKGSIKRAKSQPKLDRTSSFRQMILPRFRSADQERTRLMQSFKESHSHESLLSPSSAAEALDLVLDEDAIIKPVHSSILGQEYCFEVTTSSGTKCFACRSASERDKWIENLQRAVKPNKKSTCHFQDNSRRVDNVLKLWIIEARDLPAKKRYYCELCLDDMLYARTTSKPRTDTVFWGEHFEFNNLPTIRSLRLHLYKETDKKRRKEKSTYLGLVSIPISSITGRQFVEQWYPVIQSSVLAKSGGVGSAKVINASLRVKSRYQTMNILPMELYKEFAEYITNNYRTLCAVLEPLLSVKSKEEVAFALVHILQSTGKTKEFLSDMAMCEVDRFMDREHLIFRENTLATKAVEEYLKLIGHRYLKDAIGDFIRALYESEENCEVDPMRVPPSVLADHQANLRMCCELLLCKIINSLCIFPRELKEVFASWRARCAERGREDLADSLISSSLFLRFMCPAIMSPSLFNLMQEYPAERVSRTLTLIAKVMQNLASFSKFGPKEEYMYFMNEFLEMEWGSMQQFLYEISNMDTGGNAGGFEGYIDLGRELSMLHSLLWEVMGQLSKDAILKLGPLPRLLNDISVALRNPQLHMPTNHQPDRPKDRLFSRPSFNRLMSSDFQSLMMRDLNSSIDISRLPSPTTGVSAVESLSSNLNMRRQAERDLRSSREVFYVTRPPLARSSPAYCTSSSDITEPDPKVHSVNKSVSMMDLQDSRMNSISNLNSVGDMLTSSQASIAGLGHSFGNLCGPLRMGGHMPAGSAGSGLRLSQMGHIGGPTESISQQQQQAAAAMHFPLSFQNPLFHLAAQNSPAQSQPPPPLLLAPEPENGHHDYQPAFGNNAFSRSEDLSGLRSQSSLVQPSIVHSHSYSDDFTRQNHSNDYAWHQLSLQVQESLQQQHLMGVTSQTATGTGTPASLATPPTTVHPVRQTSIAPPQHLKSQRSINTPATATPPKVRPQSRNLLLDSSDTNFSGSQPKQRQTQPPQQQQQQQTQQQQQDAQLSVTDSPAPGLPYQTSSAKENQGPSAAAEASTDTPTKNTKKSPQSQLQPPQQHLLKPGNKQGSQSTLNTPALNERTVAWVSNMPHLSADIESLRPDREGQLKEYSKSMDESRLDRVKEYEEEIHSLKERLKMSHRKLEEYEQRLMTQEQQTNKILQQYQNRLEDSERRLKQQQLEKDSQIKGIISRLMAVEDELRGGAIPDIKPRILTDQSISQVYGGHPGS; encoded by the exons ATGGACACATCTTCAAAGACGTGGCTGCCGCATCAGAGTCAGTTTGGGTTGGTTGGTCAAGCGGAGGTTTGCTGTGGTGGATCTGGAGTTTTAACCCCAA ACCAATCTCGCAGGGCAAGTTTTGCCTCTGTAAGGCAGTCAAGCATGGAAACCCCTCCCAATGCCACCCCACAGCCCTTCAGACAGCCG AGTTTTCTCAATCGAAGGTTGAAGGGCTCCATCAAGAGGGCCAAAAGTCAGCCCAAACTGGACCGGACCAGCAGCTTCAGACAAATGATTTTGCCCCGGTTTCGTAGTGCCGACCAAGAGAG GACACGACTGATGCAGAGCTTCAAAGAATCCCACTCCCATGAATCCCTACTTTCTCCTAGCAGCGCTGCAGAGGCTCTAGACCTAGTTCTGGATGAGGATGCCATAATAAAACCTGTCCACTCTAGCATTTTAGGACAAGAGTACTGCTTTGAG gtGACCACCAGTTCAGGGACAAAATGTTTTGCCTGCCGATCGGCTTCAGAGAGAGACAAGTGGATTGAAAATCTGCAACGAGCTGTCAAACCGAACAAG AAGTCCACATGTCATTTTCAGGACAACAGCAGGCGGGTGGACAATGTGCTCAAACTGTGGATTATTGAGGCTCGAGACCTTCCGGCTAAGAAACGCTACTATTGCGAGCTGTGTCTGGATGACATGCTGTACGCACGCACCACCAGCAAACCCCGGACCGACACCGTCTTCTGGGGCGAGCATTTTGAATTTAACAATTTGCCTACCATTCGTAGCCTTCGTTTACACCTCTACAaggaaactgacaaaaaaagacGCAAG GAGAAAAGCACATATCTTGGCCTTGTCAGCATCCCCATCTCCAGCATCACAGGCCGGCAGTTTGTTGAGCAGTGGTACCCGGTGATACAGTCCAGTGTCTTGGCCAAAAGCGGTGGTGTTGGAAGTGCCAAAGTGATCAACGCCTCACTACGTGTCAAGTCTCGCTACCAGACAATGAACATCCTCCCGATGGAGCTGTACAAAGAGTTTGCAGAGTACATTACCAACAATTACCGAACACTGTGTGCAGTTCTGGAGCCGCTACTGAGTGTGAAAAGCAAGGAGGAGGTGGCGTTCGCTCTGGTGCACATACTTCAAAGCACCGGGAAGACAAAG GAGTTCCTCTCCGACATGGCAATGTGCGAGGTGGATCGATTCATGGACCGCGAGCACTTGATCTTTCGGGAGAACACATTAGCAACAAAGGCTGTGGAAGAGTACCTCAAACTGATAGGTCACAGATACCTCAAAGATGCTATAG GTGACTTCATTCGAGCCTTATATGAGTCTGAGGAGAACTGTGAGGTGGATCCCATGCGTGTCCCACCGTCGGTCCTCGCTGACCATCAAGCCAACCTTCGCATGTGTTGTGAGCTGTTACTCTGCAAGATCATCAACTCTCTCTG catttttcccCGGGAGCTGAAGGAAGTTTTCGCCTCATGGAGAGCTAGATGTGCTGAGCGTGGAAGAGAGGATCTTGCTGACAGCCTCATCAGCTCCTCCCTGTTTCTACGCTTCATGTGCCCAGCCATCATGTCCCCCTCTCTGTTCAACCTAATGCAGGAGTATCCCGCCGAACGCGTGTCCCGCACACTCACCCTCATAGCCAAGGTGATGCAGAACCTGGCCAGCTTCAGCAA ATTTGGACCAAAGGAGGAATACATGTATTTCATGAATGAGTTCCTAGAGATGGAGTGGGGCTCCATGCAACAGTTTCTTTATGAGATTTCCAACATGGACACCGGAGGAAATGCCGGAGGGTTTGAGGGCTACATTGACCTCGGCAGAGAATTGTCCATGCTCCACAGCTTACTGTGGGAAGTCATGGGCCAGCTTAGCAAG GATGCTATCCTCAAGCTCGGACCCCTGCCACGGCTGCTGAATGACATCAGCGTCGCCTTGAGGAACCCGCAGCTCCACATGCCCACAAATCACCAGCCAGACCGACCGAAGGACAGACTTTTCTCACGGCCATCCTTCAATCGTCTCATGTCCTCTGACTTTCAAAGCCTTATGATGCGTGACTTAAACAG TTCAATAGACATCTCTCGCCTGCCTTCTCCTACGACGGGAGTCTCAGCTGTAGAGTCCCTCTCATCTAATCTGAACATGAGGCGACAGGCAGAACGAGACCTCCGCTCGTCGAGGGAGGTTTTCTACGTGACTCGCCCACCACTCGCTCGATCCAGCCCTGCTTATTGCACGAGCAGCTCGGACATCACCGAGCCTGATCCAAAG GTCCATAGTGTGAATAAAAGTGTGTCCATGATGGATCTTCAGGACTCCCGTATGAACAGCATTTCCAATCTGAACTCTGTTGGAGACATGCTGACCTCCTCTCAAGCCTCCATCGCCGGCCTGGGCCACAGCTTCGGGAACCTCTGCGGTCCTCTTCGTATGGGAGGGCATATGCCGGCAGGCTCAGCGGGCTCTGGGTTGAGGCTGAGCCAGATGGGCCACATAGGGGGGCCCACCGAATCCATctctcaacagcagcagcaggcagcggCAGCCATGCACTTCCCCCTGTCCTTCCAGAACCCACTATTCCATCTGGCTGCCCAGAACTCCCCGGCTCAGTCTcagcctccccctcctctcctcctcgccCCTGAGCCCGAGAACGGCCACCACGACTATCAGCCAGCCTTTGGCAACAACGCCTTCTCCCGCAGCGAGGACTTGTCCGGCCTGCGGTCACAGAGCAGTCTGGTGCAGCCCAGCATCGTGCACTCACACAGCTACAGCGACGATTTCACCCGGCAGAATCACAGCAATGACTACGCTTGGCACCAGCTGTCACTGCAGGTGCAG GAgtctctccagcagcagcacctgatGGGAGTCACTTCTCAGACAGCCACAGGAACAGGCACCCCCGCCTCTTTGGCCACACCACCCACCACAGTTCACCCTGTTCGCCAGACATCCATTGCCCCGCCACAACACTTGAAGTCACAGCGTTCCATTAACACACCAGCCACCGCTACACCTCCAAAGGTTCGCCCGCAGAGCAGGAACCTCCTGCTCGACTCTTCTGACACAAACTTCAGTGGCAGTCAGCCGAAGCAGCGTCAAACTCAGCCGCcgcaacaacagcagcaacagcagacacagcagcaacaacaggaTGCACAGCTGTCTGTGACGGACAGTCCCGCTCCCGGGCTCCCATACCAGACGAGCTCCGCCAAAGAGAACCAGGGCCCATCAGCGGCAGCAGAGGCGTCGACAGACACACCCACAAAAAACACGAAGAAGTCTCCACAGTCGCAACTGCAGCCACCACAGCAGCATCTGCTCAAACCAGGCAATAAACAG gGTTCTCAGTCGACCCTGAACACCCCGGCCCTCAATGAACGGACAGTCGCCTGGGTGTCCAACATGCCTCACCTCTCTGCCGACATCGAGAGCTTGCGGCCGGACCGTGAGGGCCAGCTGAAAGAGTACTCCAAGAGTATGGATGAGTCACGACTAGACAGG gtaAAAGAGTATGAGGAAGAAATCCATTCCTTGAAGGAGCGTTTGAAGATGTCTCATCGCAAGCTTGAAGAATATGAGCAAAGGCTCATGACACAagaacagcagacaaacaagaTCTTACAGCAGTACCAGAACCGCCTGGAAGACAGCGAGCGCCGTCTAAAGCAGCAGCAATTGGAGAAGGACTCTCAAATCAAAGGCATCATTAGCAG ACTCATGGCTGTGGAAGATGAGCTGAGAGGGGGTGCCATTCCTGATATTAAGCCTCGAATCCTCACAGACCAG